From a single Artemia franciscana chromosome 9, ASM3288406v1, whole genome shotgun sequence genomic region:
- the LOC136030829 gene encoding uncharacterized protein DDB_G0283697-like, with translation MRDRDRDDRDRDDRDRDDRDRDDRDDREIEMIEIEMIEIEMIEIEMIEIEMIEIEMIEIEMIEIEMIEIEMIEIEMIEIEMIEIEMIEIEMIEIEMIEIEMIEIEMIEIEMIEIEMIEIEMIEIEMIEIEMIEIEDDRDRDDREDDRDRDDRDRDDRDRDDRDRDDRDRDDRDRDDRDRDDRDRDDRDRDDRDRDDRDRDDRDRDDRDRDDRDRDDRDRDDRDRDDRDRDDRDRDDRDRDDRDRDER, from the coding sequence atgagagatagagatagagatgaTAGAGATAGAGATGATAGAGATAGAGATGATAGAGATAGAGATGATAGAGATGATAGAGAGATAGAGATGATAGAGATAGAGATGATAGAGATAGAGATGATAGAGATAGAGATGATAGAGATAGAGATGATAGAGATAGAGATGATAGAGATAGAGATGATAGAGATAGAGATGATAGAGATAGAGATGATAGAGATAGAGATGATAGAGATAGAGATGATAGAGATAGAGATGATAGAGATAGAGATGATAGAGATAGAGATGATAGAGATAGAGATGATAGAGATAGAGATGATAGAGATAGAGATGATAGAGATAGAGATGATAGAGATAGAGATGATAGAGATAGAGATGATAGAGATAGAGATGATAGAGATAGAGGATGATAGAGATAGAGATGATAGAGAAGATGATAGAGATAGAGATGATAGAGATAGAGATGATAGAGATAGAGATGATAGAGATAGAGATGATAGAGATAGAGATGATAGAGATAGAGATGATAGAGATAGAGATGATAGAGATAGAGATGATAGAGATAGAGATGATAGAGATAGAGATGATAGAGATAGAGATGATAGAGATAGAGATGATAGAGATAGAGATGATAGAGATAGAGATGATAGAGATAGAGATGATAGAGATAGAGATGATAGAGATAGAGATGATAGAGATAGAGATGATAGAGATAGAGATGATAGAGATAGAGATGAGAGATAG